One Streptomyces fagopyri DNA window includes the following coding sequences:
- a CDS encoding heavy-metal-associated domain-containing protein, producing MTAQTETQGSITAVYQVSGMSCGHCEGSVSGEISGIAGVSSVQAVAATGEVTVVSVAPLDEETVRAAVDEAGFELVTKA from the coding sequence ATGACCGCGCAGACCGAGACCCAGGGTTCCATCACGGCCGTCTACCAGGTGAGCGGCATGAGCTGCGGGCACTGCGAGGGCTCCGTCTCAGGTGAGATCTCCGGGATCGCCGGCGTCAGCTCGGTCCAGGCCGTGGCCGCGACGGGCGAGGTCACCGTGGTCTCCGTCGCGCCGCTCGACGAGGAGACCGTGCGCGCGGCGGTCGACGAGGCGGGCTTCGAGCTCGTCACCAAGGCCTGA
- a CDS encoding TetR family transcriptional regulator: MAQLLEAAASVFCTTGYTAASTNAIAREAGVSPGTLYQFFPNKEAIAIELGDRLMHEMRATYGEALGPVAPATTLEDAVGAAVDRFVDFNCEHPVFFALMHGPDIPGRIAEEHDALHLTLVSRVEGLLSAFLPDAPAAGVTRTAQVCLGIYKAGLELILAHEGAERAAYVQELKNVLFRYVEPLTDGRALATDAVATRP, encoded by the coding sequence ATCGCCCAGCTGCTGGAGGCCGCGGCCTCCGTCTTCTGCACCACCGGCTACACCGCCGCCAGCACCAACGCGATCGCCCGAGAGGCGGGCGTCTCGCCGGGCACGCTGTACCAGTTCTTCCCGAACAAGGAAGCGATCGCGATCGAGCTGGGCGACCGGCTCATGCACGAGATGCGGGCCACCTACGGCGAGGCGCTCGGCCCGGTCGCCCCCGCGACCACGCTGGAGGACGCCGTCGGCGCCGCCGTCGACCGCTTCGTCGACTTCAACTGCGAGCACCCCGTCTTCTTCGCGCTGATGCACGGACCCGACATCCCCGGCCGTATCGCCGAGGAGCACGACGCGCTGCACCTGACCCTGGTCTCCCGGGTCGAAGGACTGCTCTCCGCGTTCCTGCCCGACGCGCCCGCCGCCGGCGTCACACGTACGGCGCAGGTGTGCCTGGGCATCTACAAGGCGGGGCTCGAACTGATCCTCGCCCACGAGGGGGCCGAGCGCGCCGCGTACGTCCAGGAGCTGAAGAACGTCCTGTTCCGTTACGTCGAACCGCTGACCGACGGCAGGGCGCTCGCCACCGACGCCGTCGCCACCCGGCCCTGA
- a CDS encoding MMPL family transporter — protein MTEVNSADQGRGGGAGRGRGARGGEGGADGDPPRDEVAFADGTRAGGGPRAGDAPRVGGWTRFVTGRPRLSLLVALLLTALAVVAGSGVADRLGSGGWQDPTAESTYATKALEREFPASQPNLLLLVDSGRASVDDPSVAAEAKRLTARLATERGVTGVGSYWESGAPALRAEGGHEALIAARITGDEKAASETLDRLAPSYRGTHGPVGIKVGGPVAVQHEMQTTIREDLTRAEFIALPVTLVLLVMVFGSAIAALLPLAVGIIAILGTNAVLRGLTEFTDVSVFAMNLTTALGLGLAIDYALFIVRRFREELATGAEPVTAVATTLRTAGRTVLFSSLTVAVSLAAMLLFPQYFLRSFAYAGIAVVLLAAAAALILLPAALVLLGHRVNSLDLRRLFRRGGPRTSGDGAAWGRMASLVMRRAPVFAVATTVGLIVLGLPFMGVKFGTADDRQLPSGAPSHVVQQHIRDGFPGSPGGGLEVLAEGRATEAQYAAYKSRIAALPEALRVDGPLVKGGAAYFTVQPRGEAVGDGAQRLVRELRATDAPFRTSVTGTAAVLVDSKHAIADRLPWAAAFIAIVTLLLVFLLTGSVLIPVQAVLLNALSLTAMFGAVVWVFQDGHLSGPLGFTSPGSIETTLPVLMFCVAFGLSMDYGVFLLSRMKEEYDRTGDHRESVRFGLQRTGGLITAAAVILAVVMVAIGTSRVTNTKMLGLGIALAVLMDAMVVRSLLVPAVMRLTGRATWWAPAPLRRFHDRFGLSEGEARQPAATEADEAGGHGEEADDRDRDKVEARG, from the coding sequence ATGACCGAAGTCAACAGCGCAGATCAGGGACGGGGCGGGGGCGCGGGGCGCGGGAGGGGCGCGCGAGGAGGAGAGGGCGGCGCGGACGGTGACCCGCCCAGGGACGAGGTCGCGTTCGCGGACGGCACGCGGGCGGGCGGCGGTCCCCGGGCGGGTGACGCTCCCCGGGTAGGGGGCTGGACCCGGTTCGTGACCGGGCGGCCCCGGCTGTCCCTGCTCGTCGCGCTGTTGCTCACCGCCCTCGCGGTGGTCGCCGGCAGCGGCGTCGCCGACCGGCTGGGCAGCGGCGGCTGGCAGGACCCGACCGCCGAGTCGACGTACGCGACGAAGGCGCTCGAGCGGGAGTTCCCCGCCTCCCAGCCCAATCTGCTGCTCCTGGTCGACTCCGGGCGGGCCTCGGTCGACGATCCCTCGGTCGCGGCCGAGGCGAAGCGGCTGACGGCACGGCTCGCCACCGAGCGGGGAGTCACGGGAGTCGGTTCTTACTGGGAGTCGGGCGCCCCGGCGCTGCGCGCCGAGGGCGGCCACGAGGCGCTGATAGCCGCGCGGATCACGGGCGACGAGAAGGCGGCGAGCGAGACCCTGGACCGTCTCGCTCCCTCCTACCGGGGCACGCACGGCCCGGTCGGGATCAAGGTCGGCGGCCCCGTCGCCGTGCAGCACGAGATGCAGACCACCATCCGGGAGGACCTGACCCGGGCCGAGTTCATCGCCCTGCCGGTGACCCTCGTGCTGCTGGTGATGGTCTTCGGCAGCGCGATCGCGGCGCTGCTGCCGCTGGCTGTCGGCATCATCGCGATCCTGGGGACGAACGCCGTGCTGCGCGGCCTCACGGAGTTCACCGACGTCTCGGTCTTCGCGATGAACCTCACCACGGCCCTGGGGCTCGGCCTCGCGATCGACTACGCCCTGTTCATCGTCCGCCGGTTCCGCGAGGAGCTGGCGACCGGCGCCGAGCCGGTGACCGCCGTCGCCACCACGCTGCGCACGGCGGGCCGCACGGTCCTGTTCTCCTCCCTCACGGTCGCCGTGTCGCTGGCCGCGATGCTGCTCTTCCCGCAGTACTTCCTGCGGTCCTTCGCCTACGCGGGCATCGCGGTGGTGCTGCTGGCCGCCGCGGCCGCCCTGATCCTGCTCCCGGCGGCCCTGGTACTGCTCGGCCACCGGGTCAACTCCCTGGATCTGCGGCGCCTGTTCCGGCGCGGTGGGCCCCGCACGTCCGGCGACGGTGCGGCATGGGGACGCATGGCCTCCCTGGTCATGCGCCGGGCACCGGTCTTCGCGGTGGCCACCACCGTCGGACTGATCGTCCTCGGCCTGCCCTTCATGGGCGTGAAGTTCGGCACGGCGGACGACCGGCAGCTGCCCTCGGGCGCGCCGTCCCACGTCGTCCAGCAGCACATCCGGGACGGTTTCCCGGGCAGCCCCGGCGGCGGGCTGGAGGTGCTCGCGGAGGGCCGGGCCACCGAGGCGCAGTACGCGGCGTACAAGAGCCGTATCGCCGCTCTCCCCGAGGCGCTGCGGGTGGACGGTCCCCTGGTGAAGGGCGGCGCCGCGTACTTCACGGTGCAGCCGAGGGGCGAGGCCGTCGGCGACGGGGCCCAGCGTCTGGTGCGCGAACTGCGCGCCACGGACGCCCCGTTCCGTACGTCGGTGACCGGCACGGCCGCGGTCCTGGTCGACTCGAAGCACGCGATAGCCGACCGGCTCCCCTGGGCGGCGGCCTTCATCGCGATCGTCACGCTGCTGCTGGTCTTCCTCCTCACCGGCAGTGTCCTGATCCCGGTCCAGGCGGTGCTGCTCAACGCGCTCAGCCTGACGGCGATGTTCGGCGCGGTGGTCTGGGTCTTCCAGGACGGTCACCTCTCCGGCCCTCTCGGCTTCACCAGCCCGGGATCGATCGAGACGACCCTCCCGGTGCTGATGTTCTGCGTGGCCTTCGGACTGTCCATGGACTACGGCGTCTTCCTCCTCTCCCGCATGAAGGAGGAGTACGACCGCACGGGCGACCACCGGGAGTCGGTCCGCTTCGGCCTCCAGCGCACCGGCGGACTGATCACGGCGGCCGCGGTCATCCTGGCGGTGGTGATGGTCGCGATCGGCACCTCGCGCGTGACCAACACCAAGATGCTGGGACTGGGCATCGCGCTCGCCGTCCTGATGGACGCGATGGTCGTGCGCAGCCTGTTGGTCCCGGCGGTCATGCGCCTCACTGGGCGCGCGACCTGGTGGGCGCCGGCGCCACTGCGGCGCTTCCACGACCGGTTCGGACTCAGCGAGGGCGAAGCGCGGCAGCCGGCCGCCACTGAGGCGGACGAAGCGGGCGGCCACGGCGAGGAGGCGGACGACCGGGACCGGGACAAGGTCGAGGCGCGCGGTTAG
- a CDS encoding zinc-dependent alcohol dehydrogenase family protein translates to MRAVVFERYGEPAGVREVADPTPADHGVVVRVEATGLCRSDWHGWMGHDPDITLPHVPGHELAGVVEAVGTRVAGWRAGDRVTVPFVCACGSCPSCAAGDQQVCERQTQPGFTHWGSFAQYVALEHADVNLVAVPDGMTFSTAASLGCRFATAFRAVVARGRVAAGEWVAVHGCGGVGLSAVMIAAAAGARVVAVDLSPRALELARTFGAVETVDAARAEDTAAAVRELTGGGAHLSLDALGSPVTCAASVNGLRRRGRHVQVGLLPEAPVVPMARVIGLELELLGSHGMQAHAYPRMLELVRAGVLRPDLLVTSTVALDRAPAALAAMGTAPGTGVTVIEPWT, encoded by the coding sequence ATGCGGGCAGTGGTGTTCGAGCGGTACGGAGAGCCGGCCGGGGTCCGTGAGGTGGCGGACCCGACGCCCGCCGACCACGGAGTGGTGGTGCGGGTCGAGGCCACCGGACTGTGCCGCAGCGACTGGCACGGATGGATGGGGCACGACCCGGACATCACCCTCCCCCATGTACCGGGCCACGAACTCGCCGGAGTCGTCGAGGCCGTGGGCACGCGGGTGGCGGGCTGGCGCGCCGGCGACCGGGTCACCGTCCCGTTCGTCTGCGCCTGCGGGAGCTGTCCCTCCTGCGCGGCGGGGGACCAACAGGTGTGCGAGCGGCAGACCCAGCCGGGATTCACGCACTGGGGCTCCTTCGCGCAGTACGTGGCGCTGGAGCACGCCGATGTGAACCTGGTCGCGGTGCCGGACGGGATGACCTTCTCGACGGCGGCGTCGCTGGGCTGCCGGTTCGCCACGGCGTTCCGCGCGGTGGTCGCGCGGGGCCGGGTGGCCGCGGGGGAGTGGGTCGCGGTGCACGGATGCGGAGGCGTGGGCCTCTCGGCGGTGATGATCGCCGCGGCGGCCGGGGCGAGGGTCGTGGCCGTCGACCTCTCGCCGCGGGCCCTGGAACTGGCGCGGACCTTCGGTGCGGTGGAGACCGTGGACGCCGCGCGCGCCGAGGACACGGCGGCGGCGGTGCGCGAGCTGACCGGTGGCGGCGCCCACCTCTCCCTGGACGCGCTGGGCTCCCCGGTCACCTGCGCCGCCTCGGTGAACGGCCTGCGCCGCCGGGGGCGTCACGTCCAGGTCGGCCTGCTGCCCGAAGCCCCCGTCGTTCCGATGGCCCGGGTGATCGGCCTCGAACTCGAACTGCTGGGCAGCCATGGCATGCAGGCGCACGCCTACCCGCGGATGCTGGAGCTGGTGCGCGCGGGTGTCCTCCGGCCCGACCTCCTGGTCACCTCCACCGTGGCGCTGGACCGGGCGCCGGCCGCCCTCGCCGCGATGGGGACGGCGCCCGGGACCGGGGTGACGGTCATCGAGCCGTGGACCTGA
- a CDS encoding helix-turn-helix transcriptional regulator, with the protein MTDRRLWSYKEIAAHIKVQPDTVRSYRKHGLLPPPDHVESGKPYWYPDTVRAWVASRPGNRGRRSD; encoded by the coding sequence ATGACCGACCGAAGGCTCTGGTCGTACAAGGAGATCGCGGCGCACATCAAGGTGCAGCCGGACACCGTGCGGTCGTATCGCAAGCACGGGTTACTGCCCCCTCCTGACCACGTGGAGAGCGGCAAGCCCTACTGGTACCCGGACACCGTCCGCGCCTGGGTCGCCTCCCGCCCCGGAAACCGCGGCCGCAGATCCGACTGA
- a CDS encoding sugar phosphate isomerase/epimerase family protein has protein sequence MTSLSPQTSPQSSLSRIRIGSAPDSWGVWFPDDPQQVPWQRFLDEVSQSGYEWIELGPYGYLPTDPAVLREETTRRGLTVSAGTVFTGLHRGPEVWDATWAHVSDIAALTQAMGAEHLVVIPAFWRDDKTGEVLEDSTLTPAQWRDLTSQTERLAHEVRERYGLRIVVHPHADTHIDSEENVTRFLDSTDSSLVSLCLDTGHYAYCGGDSVKLIETYGERIGYLHLKQVDPSILAEVRANEVPFGPAVGRGVMCEPPSGVPALEPVLAAAQKLDVDLFAIVEQDMYPCPPDKPLPIAQRTRAFLRSCGA, from the coding sequence ATGACGTCGTTGTCACCGCAGACATCACCCCAGTCCTCACTGTCCCGCATCCGGATCGGTTCGGCTCCGGACTCCTGGGGCGTGTGGTTCCCCGACGACCCGCAACAGGTCCCCTGGCAGCGCTTCCTCGACGAGGTCTCGCAGTCCGGTTACGAGTGGATCGAGCTGGGTCCGTACGGCTATCTGCCGACCGATCCGGCCGTCCTCCGCGAGGAGACCACGCGGCGCGGGCTCACCGTGTCGGCCGGCACCGTCTTCACCGGGCTGCACCGGGGACCGGAGGTGTGGGACGCCACCTGGGCGCACGTCTCCGACATCGCGGCGCTCACCCAGGCGATGGGCGCCGAGCACCTCGTCGTGATCCCGGCCTTCTGGCGGGACGACAAGACGGGCGAGGTGCTGGAGGACAGCACCCTCACCCCCGCGCAGTGGCGTGATCTGACCTCCCAGACCGAGCGGCTCGCCCACGAGGTGCGCGAGCGCTACGGGCTGCGGATCGTCGTCCACCCGCATGCCGACACACACATCGACAGCGAGGAGAACGTCACCCGTTTCCTCGACTCGACCGACTCCTCGCTGGTGTCGCTGTGCCTCGACACCGGGCACTACGCCTACTGCGGCGGCGACAGCGTCAAGCTGATCGAGACGTACGGGGAGCGCATCGGGTACCTGCACCTCAAGCAGGTGGACCCGTCGATCCTCGCCGAGGTGCGGGCGAACGAGGTGCCGTTCGGGCCCGCCGTCGGCCGCGGCGTGATGTGCGAGCCGCCGTCCGGCGTACCAGCGCTGGAGCCGGTGCTCGCCGCCGCGCAGAAGCTCGACGTCGACCTCTTCGCGATCGTCGAGCAGGACATGTACCCGTGCCCGCCGGACAAGCCGCTGCCGATCGCCCAGCGGACCCGGGCGTTCCTCCGCTCCTGCGGGGCCTGA
- the iolC gene encoding 5-dehydro-2-deoxygluconokinase: MAYDLITMGRIGVDLYPLQTGVSLARVSSFGKFLGGSATNVAVAAARLGRNTAVITRTGDDPFGTYLHEALRDFGVDDRWVTPVAGLPTPVTFCEVFPPDDFPLYFYRQPKAPDLEIDAHDLDLGAVREARIFWMTGTGLSEEPSRTATLAALAHRARSGTTVFDLDWRPMFWKDPDSARPFYAEALRHTTVAVGNLDEVEIATGEREPHAAARALLDAGVELAVVKQGPKGVLAVHRDGTSAEVPPLPVTVLNGLGAGDAFGGSLCHGLLSGWDLERIMRHANAAGAIVASRLECSSAMPTPDEVEGALAAGAVR, translated from the coding sequence ATGGCGTACGACCTGATCACCATGGGACGGATCGGCGTGGACCTGTATCCGTTGCAGACGGGGGTCTCGCTGGCGAGGGTGTCGTCCTTCGGGAAGTTCCTCGGCGGATCGGCGACGAACGTCGCGGTGGCGGCGGCCCGGCTGGGCCGGAACACGGCGGTGATCACGCGCACGGGCGACGATCCCTTCGGCACGTACCTCCACGAGGCGCTGCGCGACTTCGGCGTCGACGACCGCTGGGTCACCCCGGTCGCCGGCCTGCCGACACCGGTCACGTTCTGCGAGGTCTTCCCGCCCGACGACTTCCCCCTGTACTTCTACCGGCAGCCCAAGGCCCCGGACCTGGAGATCGACGCGCACGACCTCGACCTGGGCGCCGTCCGCGAGGCGCGCATCTTCTGGATGACGGGAACCGGCCTGAGCGAGGAGCCCAGCCGCACGGCGACGCTCGCCGCGCTCGCCCACCGCGCCAGGTCCGGTACGACGGTCTTCGACCTCGACTGGCGTCCCATGTTCTGGAAGGACCCGGACTCCGCCCGGCCCTTCTACGCGGAGGCCCTGCGCCACACCACCGTGGCCGTCGGCAACCTCGACGAGGTCGAGATCGCCACCGGCGAGCGCGAACCGCACGCGGCCGCCCGCGCCCTTCTCGACGCCGGTGTCGAACTCGCCGTGGTCAAGCAGGGCCCCAAGGGCGTCCTGGCCGTCCACCGCGACGGCACGTCCGCCGAGGTCCCGCCCCTCCCGGTGACGGTCCTCAACGGTCTCGGTGCCGGCGACGCCTTCGGCGGCTCCCTCTGCCACGGCCTGCTGTCCGGCTGGGATCTGGAGCGGATCATGCGGCACGCGAACGCCGCGGGCGCCATCGTCGCGTCCCGGCTGGAGTGTTCCTCCGCGATGCCGACCCCCGACGAGGTCGAGGGCGCGCTCGCGGCGGGAGCGGTCCGATGA
- a CDS encoding Cgl0159 family (beta/alpha)8-fold protein: MRTGPPHVDVAALVQLRARHPEAVAEAAARRPRRPLLDDTGRLMIVAADHPARGALAVGDRKFAMASRADLLERLCLALSRPGVDGVLATADILDDLLLLGALDHKVVLGSMNRGGLAGASFELDDRFTGHRPRDIERFGFDAGKLLLRIDYDDPGSLRTLESTARAIDEMAERQLPVFVEPFLSRRRADGRLVNDLSADAVIKSIAIASGLGGSSAYTWLKVPVTDNPDDMARVMETSTLPAVLLGGDVGEDQEGAYEKWRGALQLPTVQGLVVGRSLLYPADGDVTAAVDTAVGLL; this comes from the coding sequence CTGCGCACGGGCCCCCCGCACGTCGACGTCGCCGCGCTCGTCCAGCTGCGTGCCCGTCACCCGGAGGCCGTCGCGGAGGCCGCCGCGCGCCGCCCGCGCCGGCCCCTCCTCGACGACACCGGCCGGCTCATGATCGTCGCCGCGGACCACCCGGCCCGCGGGGCGCTCGCCGTCGGCGACCGCAAGTTCGCCATGGCGAGCCGCGCCGACCTGCTGGAGCGGCTCTGCCTCGCCCTCTCGCGCCCCGGCGTCGACGGAGTGCTCGCCACCGCGGACATCCTCGACGACCTGCTGCTGCTCGGTGCCCTGGACCACAAGGTGGTCCTCGGTTCGATGAACCGCGGCGGTCTGGCGGGCGCCTCCTTCGAGCTGGACGACCGCTTCACCGGCCACCGCCCGCGGGACATCGAACGGTTCGGTTTCGACGCGGGCAAGCTGCTGCTGCGCATCGACTACGACGACCCGGGCTCGCTGCGCACCCTGGAGTCCACCGCCCGCGCGATAGACGAGATGGCGGAACGTCAACTCCCGGTCTTCGTGGAACCGTTCCTTTCCCGTCGCCGTGCGGACGGCCGGCTCGTCAACGATCTGAGCGCCGACGCCGTGATCAAGTCCATCGCCATCGCCAGTGGCCTGGGCGGCAGCTCGGCGTACACCTGGCTGAAGGTCCCCGTCACCGACAACCCGGACGACATGGCCCGGGTCATGGAGACCTCCACCCTGCCCGCCGTGCTGCTCGGCGGCGATGTCGGCGAGGACCAGGAGGGCGCGTACGAGAAGTGGCGCGGCGCGCTCCAGCTCCCCACCGTGCAGGGCCTGGTCGTCGGCCGCTCGCTGCTGTACCCGGCCGACGGCGATGTGACCGCCGCGGTGGACACCGCCGTAGGACTGTTGTGA
- the iolB gene encoding 5-deoxy-glucuronate isomerase, producing MTSNDLYVPRGAAAGGPYAVDIGPERAGWTHSSLRVVELEPGGTHTFGTGDSEWIVLPLSGACTVRTEDEEFQILGRESVFAGVTDFAYVPRDARAQIASGAGGRFALAGAKCERRLPARYGPAPEVPVEDRGSGSCARQVRNFASADAFDCDKLIAVEVVTPGGHWSSYPPHKHDEYRPGEESELEEIYYFEIDGPNGFGYQRVFPSREGGTDVLAEVRTGDAVLVPDGWHGPSIAQPGHAMYYLNVMAGPGEEREWRICFHPGHAESTEGYR from the coding sequence ATGACGAGCAACGACCTGTACGTCCCCAGGGGTGCCGCCGCCGGAGGGCCGTACGCCGTCGACATCGGCCCCGAGCGGGCCGGCTGGACGCACAGCAGTCTGCGCGTGGTGGAGCTGGAGCCGGGTGGCACCCACACCTTCGGCACCGGTGACAGCGAGTGGATCGTGCTTCCGCTGAGCGGCGCCTGTACGGTGCGCACAGAGGACGAAGAGTTCCAAATCCTGGGTCGGGAAAGCGTGTTCGCGGGGGTAACCGACTTCGCGTACGTGCCCCGAGACGCCCGGGCACAGATCGCCTCCGGCGCGGGAGGCCGCTTCGCCCTGGCAGGAGCGAAGTGCGAGCGCCGACTCCCCGCCCGCTACGGCCCCGCGCCGGAGGTTCCCGTCGAAGACCGCGGCAGCGGCAGTTGCGCCCGCCAGGTGCGCAACTTCGCCTCTGCCGACGCCTTCGACTGCGACAAGCTCATCGCCGTCGAGGTCGTCACCCCCGGCGGCCACTGGTCCTCGTATCCGCCGCACAAGCACGACGAGTACCGGCCGGGCGAGGAGAGCGAGCTCGAGGAGATCTACTACTTCGAGATCGACGGCCCGAACGGATTCGGCTATCAGCGCGTATTTCCTTCGCGTGAGGGCGGAACCGACGTCCTCGCCGAGGTCCGCACCGGCGATGCCGTGCTCGTCCCCGACGGGTGGCACGGTCCGTCCATCGCCCAGCCCGGCCACGCGATGTACTACCTGAACGTGATGGCCGGACCGGGCGAGGAGCGGGAGTGGCGGATCTGCTTCCACCCGGGACACGCAGAAAGCACAGAGGGCTACCGATGA
- the iolD gene encoding 3D-(3,5/4)-trihydroxycyclohexane-1,2-dione acylhydrolase (decyclizing): MTDPTTKVSEAPTTTRLTVAQALVRFLAAQYTERDGERQRLIAATWGIFGHGNVAGIGQALVEYPDEMPYLQGRNEQSMVHAAVGYARQSNRLSAHAVTTSIGPGATNLVTGAALATINHLPVLLLPGDTFATRPADPVLQQLELPYAGDVSVNDCLRPVSRYFDRVTRPEALIPAALQAMRVLSDPVETGAVTLALPQDVQAEAYDWPVEFFAERTWTVRRPAADAVELAAAVAAVRGARRPLIVAGGGVHHSRAEEALAEFAAATRIPVASTQAGKGSLRWDHPQDVGGIGHTGTATADELARTADLVIGVGTRYTDFTTASGTLFTAPGVRFLNLNIAPYDGHKLSGTPLVADARAGLVALTEALLLHEHRAEAGYVTEYTDDKERWEYRVDAAFEAEDIDLRPTQPQVLGVLDELVTDDDILINAAGSLPGDLHKLWRARSRDQYHVEYGYSCMGYEIPAAIGVRLAAPDRPVWALVGDGTYLMMPTEIVTAVQEGVAIKVLILQNHGYASIGGLSESVGGERYGTAYRFRSEDGTYTGAPLPVDLAANAASLGMRVLRAKTVRDLRSALAEARDADTPTCVYVETRTADTVSGAPPAQAWWDVPVAETATRTSAVKAREEYDRHVAARRRHL; this comes from the coding sequence ATGACGGATCCGACGACGAAGGTGTCAGAGGCGCCGACGACGACCAGGCTGACGGTCGCGCAGGCGCTGGTGAGGTTCCTGGCCGCGCAGTACACCGAGCGGGACGGCGAGCGGCAGCGGCTGATCGCCGCCACCTGGGGGATCTTCGGCCACGGCAACGTCGCCGGGATCGGCCAGGCGCTCGTCGAGTACCCCGACGAGATGCCGTACCTCCAGGGCCGCAACGAGCAGTCCATGGTCCACGCGGCGGTCGGCTACGCGCGGCAGAGCAACCGGCTGTCGGCGCACGCCGTGACCACGTCCATCGGTCCCGGCGCGACCAATCTCGTCACGGGCGCCGCGCTCGCGACGATCAACCACCTCCCGGTGCTCCTCCTGCCCGGTGACACCTTCGCGACCCGCCCCGCGGACCCGGTGCTCCAGCAGCTCGAACTCCCGTACGCGGGCGATGTGTCGGTCAACGACTGCCTGCGCCCGGTGTCGAGGTACTTCGACCGGGTGACCCGCCCCGAGGCCCTGATCCCGGCCGCCCTGCAGGCGATGCGGGTGCTCAGCGACCCGGTGGAGACCGGCGCCGTCACCCTGGCGCTGCCGCAGGACGTGCAGGCGGAGGCGTACGACTGGCCGGTGGAGTTCTTCGCGGAGCGGACCTGGACCGTGCGCCGCCCGGCGGCCGACGCGGTCGAGCTGGCCGCCGCCGTCGCGGCGGTCCGCGGGGCCCGGCGCCCGCTGATCGTCGCGGGCGGCGGTGTGCACCACAGCCGTGCCGAGGAGGCGCTCGCGGAATTCGCCGCGGCCACCCGTATTCCGGTCGCCTCCACACAGGCGGGCAAGGGGTCGCTGCGCTGGGACCACCCGCAGGACGTGGGCGGCATCGGCCACACGGGCACCGCGACCGCCGACGAGCTCGCGCGCACGGCTGACCTGGTGATCGGCGTCGGCACCCGCTACACCGACTTCACCACCGCCTCCGGCACCCTCTTCACCGCCCCGGGCGTCCGCTTCCTGAACCTCAACATCGCGCCCTACGACGGCCACAAGCTCTCCGGGACACCGCTGGTCGCCGACGCGCGGGCCGGGCTCGTCGCCCTCACCGAGGCGCTGCTGCTGCACGAGCACCGTGCCGAGGCCGGGTACGTCACGGAGTACACGGACGACAAGGAGCGGTGGGAGTACCGGGTCGACGCGGCGTTCGAGGCCGAGGACATCGACCTGCGGCCCACCCAGCCGCAGGTCCTCGGCGTCCTCGACGAACTGGTCACCGACGACGACATCCTGATCAACGCGGCCGGTTCGCTCCCCGGTGACCTGCACAAACTGTGGCGGGCACGGTCGCGCGACCAGTACCACGTCGAGTACGGCTACTCGTGCATGGGCTACGAGATCCCGGCCGCGATCGGCGTCCGGCTGGCGGCGCCGGACCGGCCCGTGTGGGCGCTGGTCGGCGACGGCACGTATCTGATGATGCCGACCGAGATCGTCACCGCCGTGCAGGAGGGCGTCGCGATCAAGGTCCTCATCCTGCAGAACCACGGCTACGCCTCGATCGGCGGCCTCTCCGAGTCCGTGGGCGGCGAGCGGTACGGCACCGCGTACCGCTTCCGCTCCGAGGACGGCACGTACACGGGAGCCCCGCTGCCCGTCGATCTCGCCGCCAACGCGGCCAGCCTCGGCATGCGTGTGCTGCGTGCGAAGACCGTCCGTGACCTGCGCTCGGCTCTGGCCGAGGCGCGGGACGCGGACACTCCCACTTGTGTCTACGTGGAGACCAGAACGGCAGACACAGTGTCGGGCGCGCCCCCGGCCCAAGCCTGGTGGGATGTACCCGTGGCCGAGACCGCGACCCGAACGTCGGCGGTCAAGGCACGTGAGGAGTACGACCGGCACGTCGCCGCCCGACGCCGCCATCTGTGA